The nucleotide sequence AAGGTATGTAACAAAAAGTAAACTAGGCTCAAATTCTCTTCCCTCCTGCCTCCTGCCCTCTGCCTTCTGCCTTGTCTCAACGATAAATATTCATGCCGACCTACTTACTCAATTTTTTTTTAATTTGATAGATTCTATTTCAAACAGTTGTTTTAGCAAAAAAAAACAGTGAACTATCCCGAAAAAATACCTGTTTCAATTGTTATCCCAGTTCATAATGGAGGGGAATATTTCCAGAAATGTTTGTCTTGTATTAAAAACTTTGCACCTCCCCAAACAGAAGTTATTGTTGTGGCTGATGGCGATGAAATTTCGGCTAATTTAGCCGAATATTTTGCTAGTCAAGTATTGAGAATTAGTGTGGCAGGAGGGCCAGCAAAAGCGAGAAATTTAGGTGCTAAAGCGGCTAGGGGAGAAATAATCTTATTTATAGATGCAGATACTACTATTAATGCCGAAACTATCCCTAAAATCATTGATGTATTTCATCAAAAGCCAGAAATAGCTGCATTAATTGGCTCTTATGATGATTCTCCAGGAGCAATTAATTTCTTATCTCAATACAAAAATTTATTTCATCATTACACTCATCAAAATGGTAGTGAAGAGGGTTCTACTTTTTGGGGAGCGTGTGGAGCAATTCGCCGAGATATATTCCTAGAAATGGAGGGATTTGATGAAAGTTATCGTCGCCCTTGTGTAGAAGATATCGAATTAGGATATCGGCTCAAGAAAGCAGGCTATCAAATTAAGTTGTGTAAGGATATCCAAGTCAAACATTTGAAAAAATGGGAACCTATCTCTTTATTAAAGGCAGAGTTTTTCTATAGAGCTATTCCCTGGACTGCTTTAATTATGCGCGATCGCCAATTAAGTAATGACTTGAATTTGCACTGGTCTAGCCGAATCAGCGTTTTATTAATTTATGGTCTATTAGCTTCTTTAGTAGCTACTTGGTGGTGGTCGCCCATACTACTAATTGTGATTTTGTTAGCATTGGGTTTATTAGTTCTCAATGCTTCAGTCTACAAATTTTTCTACGCCAAGCGAGGACTAGTATTCACGCTCAAAATGATTCCTTGGCATTGGTTTTATTACATATATAGCGGTTTAGCTTTTGCGATCGGTACGGTTCGTCATCTTCTCAGATCAACTGTGATTCAGCAAAAAGGAAAAGAAGCTCTTGGTTAATACAGAAAATCATCCTGTAGTTGTCATCGGCGGAGGACCAGCCGGATTAACTGCCGCTTACGATCTAGTCAAACACAAAATGCGCCCTCTGGTGTTAGAATCTGCTGATAAAGTAGGCGGTATTGCCCGAACAGAGATATACAAAGGCTACCGTTTTGATATTGGCGGACATCGTTTTTTTACCAAAGTAGGAGAAGTAGAACAGCTTTGGCATGAAATTCTGGGGGAACAATTTATTAAAGTACCTCGGATGTCGCGAATTTATTACCGTGACAAGTTTTTTGATTATCCTCTTTCCATTGGTAATACCCTATCAAATCTAGGAATTATCAATAGTGCCTTAATTCTTTGGAGTTACCTGAAAGCAAAACTTCAGGCTTTGTGGCAAAACCCAGATCCTCAAACTTTTGAAGATTGGGTCACCCACTCTTTTGGGGAAAGGCTGTACAAAACCTTTTTCAAGACCTACACCGAGAAAGTATGGGGAATTCCTTGCAACCAAATTCAGGCAGAATGGGCGAAACAACGAATTAAGGGAATGTCCTTAAAAGTGGCAGTCATGAATAGCTTATTTGGCAAAACTGACGCTAAAAGTTTAATTAAAGAGTTTGATTATCCCATCTTAGGACCAGGGATGATGTGGGAACGCTGTCAAGAACTAATTGACGACCTAGGAGGAGAAGTTCGGCTTAACACTAAAGTTTTGCGAGTTGAAAGAGAAGGTAGTCGCATCACTAAAGTTATTGCCCAAAAAGATGGAGAAATTACCGAAATTACGGGCGATAAATTTATTTCTAGTATGCCAGTTACGACTTTAATGCGATGTCTTGAGCCTGCACCACCAGAAGAGATTATGGAAGCAGCCAAATCGCTCAGCTATCGAGACTTCCTGATTGTATCGCTGATTGTTGATGCCGAAGATCTATTTGCCGATAACTGGATTTATATTCACTCTCCTGAAGTAAAAGTCGGTCGGATTCAAAACTTTAAAAACTGGAGTCCTAAAATGGTTCCAGACCTCACTAAAACTTGCTTGGGGATGGAATACTTCTGTAGTGAAGGGGATGAAATCTGGGAAATGTCAGATAGCGAACTTATCGATTTAGCTACCCGCGAGTTGGATAGTTTAGGATTAGTCAGTGCTGACAAGGTGCAAGATGGTACAGTAATCCGTCAGAAAAAAGCTTATCCTGTCTACGATCGCGATTACTACCAACACTTAGAAGTTATTCGCAATTACATTGATACATTCGATAATTTACAGACGGTGGGACGCAATGGAATGCACCGTTACAATAACCAAGATCACTCAATGCTAACGGGATTGCTGGCAGCTAAAAACATCTTAGGTGAAGAACACGATCTTTGGGACGTAAATACCGAACGGTCTTACCATGAAGACTTTACTAGCCAAGAGTGGCAAAAACGACAGCAACAATTGCAACCAGAACTAGCTAGCCAATAAGGTTTGTATGGAGAATGTAACTAGACCATTTGTCTCAGCGATCGTTCCTGTCTATAACGATGCAGCACACTTAAAATTGTGCTTGGAAGCCTTAGAAAACCAAACTTACCCCAAATCCAACTATGAGGTTATTGTTGTCGATAATGCCTCGGATAACGGCGAGGAAATTAAAAAGGTAGTCGATCAATTTACTCAAGCTTTAGTTGCCTACGAAAGCTTTCCTAGTTCTTTTGGCGCTCGAAATAAAGGCATATCTTTAGCAAAAGGAAATATAATTGCTTTTACCGATGCAGATTGTATTCCAGCTATTAATTGGATTGAAAGTGGCGTTAATAATTTGCTGAACGCGCAAAATTGCGGTTTAGTTGCAGGTAGAATTCAAGTCTTTTTCAAAAACTTGGATAAAGTAACGCCTGTAGAACTTTATGAGAATATCACTGCTTTTCCTCAAAAAGAACTAATTGAAAAACAGCATTACGCTGCTACTGCTAATATTTTTACTTGGAAACAGGTATTTGATCGCGTAGGAATGTTTGTTCCAGAACTAAAATCTAGCGGCGATATTGAGTGGGGTTGGCGCGTATATTCTGCTGGTTATCGACAAGTTTATGCTGATGATACTTGCGTATCTCATCCCGCTAGATATTCAATCTCTCAATTGTATAAAAGAACGATTCGATTGGCCGGAGGAATTTACGATTTGTACGATCGAAAAAGTTATTCGCTACTGAAGCGGAATGTTTTGTACGCTATCAATCTCTTGCAAAACTTAATTCCTCCTATTAATTTTGTTATCAATACTTTTAAAAATCCAGACTTAAAAAAAATCCAGCAAAAACTACAAGTTTCCTTAGTAATGTTTTTAGTTAGATATGTCACAGCCGGAGAAATGATTAGGCTTAAGTTAGGAGGAAGTTCTACTAGAGATTAAATCGATCGATCTGTTTTTATATTTCAGCTTATGAACCCATTTGTTTCTGTTATTATTCCAGTTTATAACGACGATAAGCGCCTGGAAATATGTTTAGAAGCTTTAGATAAGCAAACTTATGAAAAAAGCCTCTATGAAATAATTGTTGTCGATAATGCCTCAGATAATCCTAAAGATATTCAAAATCTAGTTGCTAAATTCCCTCGCGCTTCGATCGCTTATGAAAGTTTTCCTGGTTCTTATGCTGCGCGAAATAAAGGAATATCCTTAGCTAAGGGAGCTGTTATTGCTTTTACTGATGCTGATTGTATTCCTTATCCAAATTGGCTCGATCTCGGAGTTAAAAATTTGTTACGAGTTTCAAATTGTGGATTGGTGGTAGGACAAATAGAAATCTTTTTTAAAACTTACAATAAAGCGACACCAGTAGAACTTTATGAAAGTATAGCAGCTTTTCCTCAAGAAGAATTTATTAAAAAATATCGGGGAGGCGCAACAGCTAACCTCTTTACTTATAAAAGTGTAATCGAACGAGTTGGTCTGTTTAAAACAACTTTGAAATCAGGCGGGGACATTGAATGGGGACAGCGCGTTTATGCTTTTGGCTATCAACAAATCTATGCTGACGAGGTTTGCGTTAAGCATCCAGCCAGATACTCATTTGAAGAAATTTACCGACAAACTACTAGAATAGCTGGTGGAGTTTACGATCTTTATCTTAATGATAAAAAAACATTTAAGGAAATTAATCTCACTTTTTTAAGATTACTATTTGATGATTTTTTGCTGATAAAAAACCGAATATTAAATATTTTTAAAAGTAATAAAACAAAAGGAATAAAACAAAAAATTGCGACAAGCTATGTAGCAGTATTTGTCGGCTTTTCTAGCCTGAGTGAAAAATTAAAACTTCGGCTGGGAAAAGTTTCTAGTCGAGCTTAGTTAAGGATGAAAAAATGACACTCAAAATAGCTTTTATTGTTGATGATTTTCCTAGTTTATCCCAGACATTTGTGATAAATCAAATTGTTGGATTATTAGATCGCGGACATCAAGTTGATATTTATGCCGAAACAAGAGGAAATACCGCCAAAGTACATCAGGCAATATTAGATTATCACCTGCTGGAACGTACCTATTACTTTACTCCAATTCCCAACAATCTTTTTTGGCGATCGATATTAGGAATTGGAGTTCTATTAAATAGTTTTTTTAAAGATCCATTAATAACACTGCGATCGCTCAATTTTTTTAAGTACGGTTTATTAGCACTTTCTTTGCGCTTGCTTTATACAGTAGTTCCTTCTTTAAACAAATCCTACGATATCATTCACTGTCAATTTGGAACCCAAAGTTTTAGAGGAATGTGGTTTCGTCAAATTCACGCAACAGAAGCAAAACTGATTACCATTTTTCGAGGTCACGATATTAGCGTATTTGTAAAAGAAAGAGGCGATCGCGTTTACGATCGACTGTTTAATACTGGAGATTTTTTTCTGGCTAATTGTGACTATTTTAGAAAAAAAGCAATTCAACTTGGTTGTAACGAACAAAAAATTATTGTTTATCGATCTGGTTTAGATTGCGATCGATTTATCTTTAAACCTCGATATTTCCCTGTTGATGGTTGCATTCGTCTAGCAACTACAGGTCGCTTAGTCGAAAAAAAAGGAATAGAATATGCTATTAGAGCAGTAGCAAAACAAGCAAAAATCACGCCAAACATCGAGTACAACATTATCGGAGATGGCGAATTAAAAGAAAAATTGCAGCAATTAATTGAAAAATTAAATATTAGTAATATCGTCAAAATATTAGGTTGGAAAAACCAGCGCGAACTTATTGAAATTCTCGATCGATCGCATATATTTATTGCTCCTAGTATCGCAGCTAAAAATGGCGATCGAGACGCACCGATTAACGTCCTCAAAGAAGCAATGGCAATGGGATTGCCCGTCATTAGTACCTATCATGGCGGTATCCCAGAATTAGTAGAAGATGGGGTTTCAGGGTTTTTAGTTCCCGAACGCGATGCAGAGACTTTGGCTGAGAAATTAAGCTATTTAATCGATCGTCCCGAACAATGGGAGGCAATGGGGAAAGCCGGACGAGCTTTTGTTGAAGCGCATTATAACCTGAATAAACTCAATGACGAATTAGTTAAAATTTATCAGCAAGTACTAACAAAAGATACAGAAAAACATCGAGCCACTTTACTAGAACCAGTAATTTAATAGAAGGAGAGAAATAATGGAGTTAAATAGTGCCGAACCGCTAGTTACAATTGTCGTCGTTCCTCGCGAACGTTTTAGTTGCGCTCGTGCTTCTTTGGAGAGTATTTACCAAGATACAAATATTCCCTTTAAATTAGTTTATGTTGATGGCAATTCTCCAGCTAAAGTGCGCGATTATTTGAAGGAAGAATCTCAAAATAAAGGCTTTCAACTAATACGAACAGATTATTATCTCTATCCAAATCAAGCCAGAAATATTGGACTTGCTAAAGTAACTACTAAATATCTAGTTTTTATTGATAACGATGTTATCGTTTCTCCTGGCTGGTTAGAGTCATTGATTCAGTGTGCTGAAGAAACCGGTGCTGCTGTTGTCGGGCCTCTGATGTGCCAAAACGAACCCGTACACGAAATAGTTCACTTTGCTGGAGGAGAATCGCATATTTGGGTTGATAAAACTGGTAGACGGCGATTGCGAGAGAAAATGTACCGACAGGGACAGAAGGTTAAAGAAGTATACAGCCAACTCAAGCGATCGCCAACCGAATTAGCCGAATTTCATTGCGTCTTAATTCGTCATTCTATCTTTGATCGCATCGGTAAACTAGATGAAGCCTTCTTAAATACCAAGGAACACTTAGACTTCTGTATGTCAGTCATTCAAGCGGGAGAAACAGTCTACTTTGAACCTGCTTGTATCGTTACCTACGTTCCCGGCCCGCCTTTGGAATGGACGGATCTGCATTACTATATGCTGCGTTGGAGTAATGCTTGGTTTCTGGGAAGTTTGCAAAGAATGCGGGAAAAGTGGGACGTGGTAGAAGATGGCTACTTTCAAGTTAAGTACAAACATTTAGCTTGGAGACGCTATGGAACGATTATCGAGCCATTAGCCCGTAGATTGAGTTTTGGCTTTGCAAGTGACTTAATAGCTAGATTAATAGCCAAATTCGAGCATTATTTCAATTTATATTTAACTAATCGTCATGCCAGAGTGCAAGAACAAGTCAAGCAGAACAATATTGAACGGGCAAAAGAACTTGAATCTGCACTTAGTTCGCCTCAAAGTCAAATAAATTGACCTTAGAAAATATGGTTTGAACCCTAAAGAAGATTTATATTTTGCTAGCAAACCTATTCATAATGCAGCTTCTTTACACTGATACCGATAGGTAACTCCTCCCTTACGCATCGAGTCAATCCCAAATCCCGCGCTATACTCACCATTTTTGAATTCGCTAAGGAAAAAAAGTTTGTATGCCGCAGAAAATCACTCATACGCCGGATAGTCTGTTGAAGCATCCCGTTCGTTTATTCAAGCTAATGTGGTGGGATTTACTCGCTAGTCGCGAACTAGCATGGCGACTGATGATACGAGATATCAGCGCTCAATATAGGCAATCCTTTTTAGGCATTGCTTGGGCATTTTTACCGCCGATTTTTATGGCAGCAGGATTTACCTTAGCTAAAGATGCCAATGTTATTAGCGTTGGCAAAACCGATCTTCCTTATCCAGCTTATGTCATGTTCAGTACAGCATTGTGGCAGACTTTTGTAGAGGCGATTAACGGTCCTGTACAAGCGGTTACGCAAGCTAAGCCAATGCTTTCTAGAGTGAATTTTCCTAGAGAAGCGATTATCTTGGCGAAGGTGGGGGAAGTTTTTTTTAACTTTGCGATCAAGCTCGTTTTGATTGTGGCTTTATTTATCTGGTTTCGGATTCCGGTGAGTTGGACAGTTATTTTAGCTCCCGTAGCACTCGTTCATTTGATCCTCTTGGGTACGTTTATCGGTACATTATTGTCCCCGCTAGGAGTTTTGTATCAGGATGTGCCGAAAACCTTGACTATGATTACGGGATTTTGGCTGTTTCTCACGCCAGTTATCTATCCAGTTCCAAACCAGGGAATTTTTGGTGTTTTAGTACAATTGAATCCCGTAACCCCTTTATTAGTGACAACACGAGAGCTAGCAACGACAGGGATAATATCCAATGCCTCTAGTTTTTGGATAGTTAGCCTTTTGACTTTTATGGGTTTGTTGTTGACTTGGATAGCATTTCGTCTAGCGATGCCTTACGTAATTGAAAGGGTCAGTTCATAATGACAGTTGAAATTATCTCTCGTGAATTTGCCAGCAAGGATAACGATGCCGAAGTCGTTATTTGCGCTAACAATATCTCCAAAAAATTTTGCCGAGACTTGAGAAAGTCCCTGTTTTATGGAGTCCAAGATATTGCAACAGATTTGGTTGGTGGCAAAAGAAACAGCGAAATGCTCAGAAAAGGCGAATTTTGGGCGCTCAAAGATGTCAGCTTTCAACTGCGTCGCGGACAAGCACTTGGTTTAATCGGAGCTAACGGTGCGGGAAAAAGTACGCTTCTGCGGATTATTAGCGGTTTAATCAAGCCAGATACTGGTTTTGTGGATGTCGTGGGCAGAGTTGCCCCCCTGATTGCCTTGGGAGCGGGTTTCAACCCGATTTTGACAGGTCGAGAAAATATTTATGCCAATATGTCTATTTTGGGGCTATCTACTCAAAAAATTAAGAAAAGATTCGATGCAGTCGTCGATTTTGCCGAAATTTGGGAAGCGATCGACGCTCCCGTGCAGAGTTATAGTTCTGGCATGGCGGCGCGATTGGGATTTGCCTGCGCTATTTATGTGGAGCCGGAGATCTTATTAATCGACGAGGTTTTAGCAGTCGGAGATCTTAAATTTAAAATGAAATGCCATCGCAGACTGGCCAAACTGCGAGAAAAGGGAACAGCCTTTGTTTTAGTATCTCACAATTCTCATAACGTGTTAAATGTTTGCGATCGCTCTATTTATCTCGCCAAAGGCCAGTTGATTGTGGAAGGAGATACAGAATCAGTTATTCGTACCTATGAAGAAGACTTGTGTTTGAGCGGTACGGAAAACGCGATGGGTGCAATGGTTTTGCCTGAAAAGCCAGAAACCGAAAGTTCGGGCATAGATATTCTTTCACTTGCTTTTAAAGATGAAAACGATCGAATTGTGCCTGTGTTGACTACAGGAAAACCCGCCTATTTGTCGATCGAATGCAAATCTTACAAAAACATTGACGATCTTAATATCAAAGTCATGGTCAAAGCTTTATCGGGAGAGCATGAAATGGTTTTGTACGTAACTTCAAATACAGACAACCAAGATCTCCAAATTGTCCCCGGAAAAGCCGAAATTCAAATGCAGATGCCTTTTTGCGGTTTAGTTCCCAGTACGTACAGCGCTAAAGTTTACGTTCGCTCTGGAGATTATATTTTTGATGGCGTGGAGTCTTTTCGATTCACCGTCAAGTCAAACAGGACGATTAGCAAATGTTTGTACTATCAACCTCGAACCTGGAAAGTCATTCAATAGACCTCTTGCATAAGTCAGAAATTGGACAGGTTTCGCCCTCATTTTTAGCTAATTAACCGCATAAAACTGCATAAAAGTCGTTACTCAACGGTTTAATTTCTAAAAGATGGGAACTAATTTTATTACTCGTTACTCCAATCGATACGTCTTAAGTTTTGCAACAGGTCTAATAATCGACCTAATAATTTTTCCCAACTAGCAAGCGCAGATGAGCGATCCCTTACTCACTATTATCATTCCCACTCACAATCGTCCTAAGTTGCTCTTAGATGCCGTCCAAAGCGCTCTGGAACAAACGATCGAAGACATAGAAGTCGTTGTCGTTGATGATGCTTCAACAGAACCAGTCCAGCTACCTAACCATCCTAAACTACGGCTAATTCGCCTCTCAACTTCTCGCGGTGGTGCAGGAGCACGTAACGTAGGAACTGAAGCAGCACGGGGTCGATGGATTACTTATCTTGATGACGACGATCGCTTGTTTCCTCATATGGCTCAAGTATCGCTGGAAACTCTAGAAAAAACAATTTTACCCTCCCCTGTAGGTGTTATTTCTGGGATTGAGGTAGTCAACGCTAAAGGGGAAGTTATCGGGAAACGCTTTCCACCCTCGTATCGTTCGCGCGGAGCGCATTTTTTTCTAGAAGATCTCGAACCAGGTAAATCTTACAATACCAAGCAAACTTTAGTAGTCGAGCGCGAAACAATTCGCCAGATTGAAGGATGGGATGAAAGGTTTCGTTCCCGCGTCCATTCCGATCTTTTTTTGCGACTGAATTTGATTTGTGCGCTTGTGGGAATTGAGACGATAACCTATCAGCTACACGCTCACGAGAATGCGAGAGTTTCTCGCGATCAACTTTTGCGTCAAGAGAGTTTTAACTGCTTGGTTAACAAGCACAAAGATTTATTCGAGGCTCATCCAAAAATGTTCGCACGTTTTCTCTACGAACACGCACGAATCTCTTTTGAGATAGGTCAAAAACAAGCAGGAGTATGGTGTTTGTACCGAGCGATGAAATTAGATCCCGTTGATACTTTCAGTCGCTCTATTTCTCGCGATCGAATCTCAGCAATCTTTCGTCAATTCAAAATGAAAACATGATACAAGAACAGCTTTTCTTTTCTATTATTATTCCCACCTACAATCGACCAGAACGATTGCAAACTTGCTTGAAGTCGCTGACTTGTCTAAACTATCCCCGCGATCGCTTTGAGGTCATTGTAGTAGATGATGGTAGCTCTACACCACTAGATTCAGTGGTTTTACCGTTTCAAGAGCGATTAAACATTGAATTAATCCGTCAAGACAATCAAGGTCCCGCTACAGCACGTAACACAGGCGCTATCAAAGCTGAAGGCAAGTTTGTCCTCTTCACTGATGATGATTGTGAACTAGATCCCAAGTTGCTAGATACTTTAGCTAACCAGTTTGAACTACATCCAGATAGTTTACTGGGCGGTCAGACGATCAATCAACTCTGTGAGAATTTATATTCAGAAGCTAGTCAGCTTTTAGTCGATTATCTCTATGTTTACTACAATTGTGACCCCCAGCAAGCTCGTTTCTTCACTTCCAATAATTTTGGACTATCCAAAGCACGCTTCTGTGAAATTGGTTATTTTGACACCAGCTTTCCTTTAGCCGCAGGAGAAGATCGGGAACTATGCGATCGCTGGTTGCATCATAGTTATCAAATGGTTTCGGTTCCAGAGGCTTTGGTTTATCATTCTCACCACCTAACTTTAAAGAGCTTTTGGCGACAACATTTTAACTATGGTCGCGGTGCGTT is from Merismopedia glauca CCAP 1448/3 and encodes:
- a CDS encoding ABC transporter ATP-binding protein, with translation MTVEIISREFASKDNDAEVVICANNISKKFCRDLRKSLFYGVQDIATDLVGGKRNSEMLRKGEFWALKDVSFQLRRGQALGLIGANGAGKSTLLRIISGLIKPDTGFVDVVGRVAPLIALGAGFNPILTGRENIYANMSILGLSTQKIKKRFDAVVDFAEIWEAIDAPVQSYSSGMAARLGFACAIYVEPEILLIDEVLAVGDLKFKMKCHRRLAKLREKGTAFVLVSHNSHNVLNVCDRSIYLAKGQLIVEGDTESVIRTYEEDLCLSGTENAMGAMVLPEKPETESSGIDILSLAFKDENDRIVPVLTTGKPAYLSIECKSYKNIDDLNIKVMVKALSGEHEMVLYVTSNTDNQDLQIVPGKAEIQMQMPFCGLVPSTYSAKVYVRSGDYIFDGVESFRFTVKSNRTISKCLYYQPRTWKVIQ
- a CDS encoding glycosyltransferase family 2 protein, which translates into the protein MNYPEKIPVSIVIPVHNGGEYFQKCLSCIKNFAPPQTEVIVVADGDEISANLAEYFASQVLRISVAGGPAKARNLGAKAARGEIILFIDADTTINAETIPKIIDVFHQKPEIAALIGSYDDSPGAINFLSQYKNLFHHYTHQNGSEEGSTFWGACGAIRRDIFLEMEGFDESYRRPCVEDIELGYRLKKAGYQIKLCKDIQVKHLKKWEPISLLKAEFFYRAIPWTALIMRDRQLSNDLNLHWSSRISVLLIYGLLASLVATWWWSPILLIVILLALGLLVLNASVYKFFYAKRGLVFTLKMIPWHWFYYIYSGLAFAIGTVRHLLRSTVIQQKGKEALG
- a CDS encoding glycosyltransferase family 2 protein; protein product: MSDPLLTIIIPTHNRPKLLLDAVQSALEQTIEDIEVVVVDDASTEPVQLPNHPKLRLIRLSTSRGGAGARNVGTEAARGRWITYLDDDDRLFPHMAQVSLETLEKTILPSPVGVISGIEVVNAKGEVIGKRFPPSYRSRGAHFFLEDLEPGKSYNTKQTLVVERETIRQIEGWDERFRSRVHSDLFLRLNLICALVGIETITYQLHAHENARVSRDQLLRQESFNCLVNKHKDLFEAHPKMFARFLYEHARISFEIGQKQAGVWCLYRAMKLDPVDTFSRSISRDRISAIFRQFKMKT
- a CDS encoding glycosyltransferase, giving the protein MNPFVSVIIPVYNDDKRLEICLEALDKQTYEKSLYEIIVVDNASDNPKDIQNLVAKFPRASIAYESFPGSYAARNKGISLAKGAVIAFTDADCIPYPNWLDLGVKNLLRVSNCGLVVGQIEIFFKTYNKATPVELYESIAAFPQEEFIKKYRGGATANLFTYKSVIERVGLFKTTLKSGGDIEWGQRVYAFGYQQIYADEVCVKHPARYSFEEIYRQTTRIAGGVYDLYLNDKKTFKEINLTFLRLLFDDFLLIKNRILNIFKSNKTKGIKQKIATSYVAVFVGFSSLSEKLKLRLGKVSSRA
- a CDS encoding NAD(P)/FAD-dependent oxidoreductase, producing the protein MVNTENHPVVVIGGGPAGLTAAYDLVKHKMRPLVLESADKVGGIARTEIYKGYRFDIGGHRFFTKVGEVEQLWHEILGEQFIKVPRMSRIYYRDKFFDYPLSIGNTLSNLGIINSALILWSYLKAKLQALWQNPDPQTFEDWVTHSFGERLYKTFFKTYTEKVWGIPCNQIQAEWAKQRIKGMSLKVAVMNSLFGKTDAKSLIKEFDYPILGPGMMWERCQELIDDLGGEVRLNTKVLRVEREGSRITKVIAQKDGEITEITGDKFISSMPVTTLMRCLEPAPPEEIMEAAKSLSYRDFLIVSLIVDAEDLFADNWIYIHSPEVKVGRIQNFKNWSPKMVPDLTKTCLGMEYFCSEGDEIWEMSDSELIDLATRELDSLGLVSADKVQDGTVIRQKKAYPVYDRDYYQHLEVIRNYIDTFDNLQTVGRNGMHRYNNQDHSMLTGLLAAKNILGEEHDLWDVNTERSYHEDFTSQEWQKRQQQLQPELASQ
- a CDS encoding glycosyltransferase, with amino-acid sequence MENVTRPFVSAIVPVYNDAAHLKLCLEALENQTYPKSNYEVIVVDNASDNGEEIKKVVDQFTQALVAYESFPSSFGARNKGISLAKGNIIAFTDADCIPAINWIESGVNNLLNAQNCGLVAGRIQVFFKNLDKVTPVELYENITAFPQKELIEKQHYAATANIFTWKQVFDRVGMFVPELKSSGDIEWGWRVYSAGYRQVYADDTCVSHPARYSISQLYKRTIRLAGGIYDLYDRKSYSLLKRNVLYAINLLQNLIPPINFVINTFKNPDLKKIQQKLQVSLVMFLVRYVTAGEMIRLKLGGSSTRD
- a CDS encoding glycosyltransferase; translated protein: MTLKIAFIVDDFPSLSQTFVINQIVGLLDRGHQVDIYAETRGNTAKVHQAILDYHLLERTYYFTPIPNNLFWRSILGIGVLLNSFFKDPLITLRSLNFFKYGLLALSLRLLYTVVPSLNKSYDIIHCQFGTQSFRGMWFRQIHATEAKLITIFRGHDISVFVKERGDRVYDRLFNTGDFFLANCDYFRKKAIQLGCNEQKIIVYRSGLDCDRFIFKPRYFPVDGCIRLATTGRLVEKKGIEYAIRAVAKQAKITPNIEYNIIGDGELKEKLQQLIEKLNISNIVKILGWKNQRELIEILDRSHIFIAPSIAAKNGDRDAPINVLKEAMAMGLPVISTYHGGIPELVEDGVSGFLVPERDAETLAEKLSYLIDRPEQWEAMGKAGRAFVEAHYNLNKLNDELVKIYQQVLTKDTEKHRATLLEPVI
- a CDS encoding glycosyltransferase family 2 protein, which gives rise to MELNSAEPLVTIVVVPRERFSCARASLESIYQDTNIPFKLVYVDGNSPAKVRDYLKEESQNKGFQLIRTDYYLYPNQARNIGLAKVTTKYLVFIDNDVIVSPGWLESLIQCAEETGAAVVGPLMCQNEPVHEIVHFAGGESHIWVDKTGRRRLREKMYRQGQKVKEVYSQLKRSPTELAEFHCVLIRHSIFDRIGKLDEAFLNTKEHLDFCMSVIQAGETVYFEPACIVTYVPGPPLEWTDLHYYMLRWSNAWFLGSLQRMREKWDVVEDGYFQVKYKHLAWRRYGTIIEPLARRLSFGFASDLIARLIAKFEHYFNLYLTNRHARVQEQVKQNNIERAKELESALSSPQSQIN
- a CDS encoding ABC transporter permease, which encodes MPQKITHTPDSLLKHPVRLFKLMWWDLLASRELAWRLMIRDISAQYRQSFLGIAWAFLPPIFMAAGFTLAKDANVISVGKTDLPYPAYVMFSTALWQTFVEAINGPVQAVTQAKPMLSRVNFPREAIILAKVGEVFFNFAIKLVLIVALFIWFRIPVSWTVILAPVALVHLILLGTFIGTLLSPLGVLYQDVPKTLTMITGFWLFLTPVIYPVPNQGIFGVLVQLNPVTPLLVTTRELATTGIISNASSFWIVSLLTFMGLLLTWIAFRLAMPYVIERVSS
- a CDS encoding glycosyltransferase family 2 protein; translation: MIQEQLFFSIIIPTYNRPERLQTCLKSLTCLNYPRDRFEVIVVDDGSSTPLDSVVLPFQERLNIELIRQDNQGPATARNTGAIKAEGKFVLFTDDDCELDPKLLDTLANQFELHPDSLLGGQTINQLCENLYSEASQLLVDYLYVYYNCDPQQARFFTSNNFGLSKARFCEIGYFDTSFPLAAGEDRELCDRWLHHSYQMVSVPEALVYHSHHLTLKSFWRQHFNYGRGAFHFRQVRSRRDAKPIKVEPLSFYLNLLRYPFPHSSHHSPILIASLFVLSQIANFLGFFWETKQQRVEN